The genomic window GAATTTGCCATACGCGCTATTAAAGAATCTATATTGCCTAAAAAAGAGGCTATTTTATCAAAGGCTTTAGCCATATCTCCACCAAACAACGTGGCCGAAGCGCCTAGTCAAGAAACAATCAAAAAAAGTGCGGGCGGCACACTTAAAGAAGTCAAGGCGTCTGGCCTCAACCCTCAATTTACATTTGAAAGCTTTGTGACTGGCAAAGCCAATCAATTGGCTTGCGCTGCAGCTATGCAGGTAGCTGAAAATCCAGGCAAAGCATATAACCCACTTTTTATATACGGCGGCGTGGGCTTAGGTAAGACTCACTTAATTCACGCAATTGGCAATCACTTAAAACAAATTCAGCCTGACGCAAAGATAAAGTATCTTCACGCCGAGCGCTACGTATCGGATGTAGTTAAAGCGTATGAAAATAAAGCTTTTGATGCTTTTAAAAAAAATTATCATTCATTAGATTTGCTATTGATTGATGACATTCAGTTTTTTTCAAAGAAAAATCGCACACAAGAAGAATTCTTTTATGCATTCAATGCGCTCATTGAAAATAAGAAACAAATTATTATTACCTGTGATAGCTATCCGAAAGAAATTGAAGGCGTCGATGAACGCTTGAGAACTCGATTTAGTTGGGGGCTTACTGTAGCTATTGAGCCGCCCGAGCTTGAAATGCGCGTAGCTATTCTTCTAAAAAAAGCCGAAGAAAATAAAATGAAAATCTCTGAAGAAGTTGCGTTCTTCATTGCAAAACAAATTCGTTCTAATGTGCGTGAATTAGAAGGTGCACTAAATAGAATATTAGCAATGTCTAATTTTACAAAATCAGCCATTGATATTCAGTTGGCTAAAGATGCGCTGAAAGATTTAATTGCGGTGCGCGGACGTCAAGTGAGTGTTGAGAACATCCAAAAAACCGTGGCAGAATATTTTAAAATTAAAATATCTGACATGTTAAGCAAGAAACGTTCACGTAATTATTCAAAACCAAGACAGCTTGCTATGGCTTTGACAAGAGAGCTTACTAATTTAAGCTTTCCTGAAATTGGTGAGGCTTACGGTGGCCGACACCATACAACTGTTATGCACGCATGTGAAGAGATTGAACAATTGCGTTTAAGTAATCAATCGGTTGCGCAAGACTTAGGAATACTTAAACAAGTACTTAAGGGTTAATTAAACCCTGTGGAATGGCTGTGGATGAATTGTGGGTAAGTAGTGTTTTATTAAAACATGTTCTTTTTGTCCACAATTCATCCACAGGAAATTACAATAGAAATGCATGGTTATTCACAAGATAACTATTTGATTATATTAAGGTTTATAAGGTTATCCATAGAAAACCTCACCATTATTACTATTATTAGATTTATATATTAAAAAACATTAAATAAAGAAGAACGACATGAATATAAAAATTAATCGAGACGCATTACTTAAACCCCTAGCTAATGTTGTAAGTATTGTAGAGCGTAAGCATGCACTTCCCATTCTTTCGAATATTCTAATTCAAGGAAAAGATGGTCAAGTACAACTTACGGCAACAGACTTAGAAATGCAAGTATCTTTAAGTTTTAAAGCAGACCTAAAAGAAGAGATTGCTACAACCATATCTGCAAGAAAATTTTTTGATATCACAAGATCATTACCCGACGATTGTGTGATCGATATTACAATTAAAGATAGTCGCGTTGCAGTAAAAGCTAATAAGAGTCGTTTCGCCATTCAAACATTACCTGCAAAAGATTATCCAGTTATGACAAAGGCCTCAAGCGAAGCTGTAGTTATTACAATTTCTCAAATTCAACTTAAGCGTTTATTAAAGCAAGTTGAGTTTGCAATGGCACAACAAGACATTCGTTATTATTTAAATGGTTTGTTATTTGAAGTGAATGGCAATCAACTTAATATTGTAGGCACTGATGGACACCGCTTAAGTTTTACATCAATTCATTTAGATCAAAATTACAATAAAACAGAAGTGATTCTTCCCAGAAAAACAGTAATTGAATTAATTAAACTTCTTAATGAAACAGAAGAGTTAGTATCGGTTGAGCTTTATAAAGGCCAAGTCAGTTTTAATTTTAATGACATAAAACTCATTTCAAAAGTTATTGATGGTAAGTTCCCAGATTACACACGCGTTGTTCCTGAGGGACATAATAACCAATTCACAATTGATCGATCACAGTTTTTAACTTCTTTGCAGCGCGCATCGATTTTATCAAACGAAAAATATCGCGGCATCCGCTTGATAATTGCAGATAATAATTTAAAGTTAATTAGCACAAACACAGAGCAAGAAGAAGCAGAAGAGGAATTAGAAATCCAATACCAACAAGATCCTATTGATATTGGTTTTAATGTGACATACTTAATTGATGTTCTTACAAACATTCAAGAAGATAAAGTAACACTCGCATTCTTGGATACGAACAGCAGCTGCTTATT from Candidatus Methylopumilus planktonicus includes these protein-coding regions:
- the dnaN gene encoding DNA polymerase III subunit beta, whose protein sequence is MNIKINRDALLKPLANVVSIVERKHALPILSNILIQGKDGQVQLTATDLEMQVSLSFKADLKEEIATTISARKFFDITRSLPDDCVIDITIKDSRVAVKANKSRFAIQTLPAKDYPVMTKASSEAVVITISQIQLKRLLKQVEFAMAQQDIRYYLNGLLFEVNGNQLNIVGTDGHRLSFTSIHLDQNYNKTEVILPRKTVIELIKLLNETEELVSVELYKGQVSFNFNDIKLISKVIDGKFPDYTRVVPEGHNNQFTIDRSQFLTSLQRASILSNEKYRGIRLIIADNNLKLISTNTEQEEAEEELEIQYQQDPIDIGFNVTYLIDVLTNIQEDKVTLAFLDTNSSCLFTIPNNNDYKYVVMPMRI
- the dnaA gene encoding chromosomal replication initiator protein DnaA, with the protein product MENFWTHCLERFKKELSAQQFNTWIKPLRFEHDQNKIKILAPNKFVQQWVKDRFAQKIELLAKELLPDVTKVEFAIRAIKESILPKKEAILSKALAISPPNNVAEAPSQETIKKSAGGTLKEVKASGLNPQFTFESFVTGKANQLACAAAMQVAENPGKAYNPLFIYGGVGLGKTHLIHAIGNHLKQIQPDAKIKYLHAERYVSDVVKAYENKAFDAFKKNYHSLDLLLIDDIQFFSKKNRTQEEFFYAFNALIENKKQIIITCDSYPKEIEGVDERLRTRFSWGLTVAIEPPELEMRVAILLKKAEENKMKISEEVAFFIAKQIRSNVRELEGALNRILAMSNFTKSAIDIQLAKDALKDLIAVRGRQVSVENIQKTVAEYFKIKISDMLSKKRSRNYSKPRQLAMALTRELTNLSFPEIGEAYGGRHHTTVMHACEEIEQLRLSNQSVAQDLGILKQVLKG